A segment of the Streptococcus chenjunshii genome:
TGATTAGGTATTACCGGGCGTATACGAGCGATCAGGATGTTACAGAAAAACAAAACTGGATTATCCAGCGCTACAAAGCAATTGTTGATGATTTAAATTTAGACTATTCAATTTTAGAAAAAATTTCAGAATCTATCACAAAGCTGGCAACCTTGCCTATCGAGGGCAATGATTTTCTTTATGATACCTTCTTAGCAGCAGGTGAAGACAATAATGCTAAACTCATTGCCGCATTTTTCCGTAAAAACGGTCTGTCAGCCCGTTATCTCCATCCCAGAGAAGCTGGTATTGTTGTCTCAAGTGAACCAGGCAATGCGCGAATCCTGCCTTCCAGCTATGATAAATTGGAAGAATTAAGAGATGAAGATGATATCTTGGTTATCCCTGGATTTTTCGGTGTAACGGTCAATAACCAAATCTGTACTTTTTCACGCGGAGGTTCTGATATCACAGGCTCAATTTTAGCAGCCGGTGTTAAAGCTGATCTTTATGAAAACTTTACTGATGTGGACGGCATCTTTGCCGCTCACCCTGGAGTCGTCAGAAAACCGGACTCCATTAAAGAACTGACTTACAAGGAAATGAGGGAACTTGCTTATGCCGGATTTACAGTCCTTCACGATGAAGCGCTAATTCCAGCTTACCGCGGAAAAATTCCTTTAGTCATTAAGAATACAAACAACCCGCAGCACCCCGGAACTAAGATTGTCACAAAACGCCGCAGCAACGGCATGCCGGTTGTTGGAATTGCCGGAGATGACAACTTTGTCAGCATCAACATTTCAAAATACTTAATGAACCGCGAAGTCGGTTTTGGGCGCAAAGTCATGCAAATTTTGGAAGAACTCAACATTCGTTGGGAACACATCCCTACAGGAATTGACGACATGTCCATTGTTCTGCGTACGCGTGAACTGACACCAATCAAAGAGGAAGAAATTGTATCGCAGCTCACACGCAAACTGGAAGTTGACCATGTTGATATTGAGCGCGATCTTTCCATCATTATGCTTGTCGGTGAAAATATGAAAAGCCATGTCGGTGTTGCTGCAACTGCGACAAAAGCACTGTCAGACAAGGGCATCAATATAGAGATGATTTCTCAGGGCTCCAGCGAAGTCTCTGTCATGTTTGTTATCAAAACCGAAAATGAAAAGAAAGCCGTGCGGGCACTCTACCAAGCCTTTTTCCCGCACGAAAACAGCTAACCACTTTCTTATTTATATTAAAAAAACCGATAAAATCTAAATGATTCTATCGGTTTTTAATGGCTCTATAATATCTGTAGTGGGTAACTCCACACTGGAGATTATGGAGCTTTTTGACTGTAGAAAAAAAGTCCCATATGACTTATAATGAAAAGCGTTCAAACAACTCATTAGAAAGGCTCATATGGAACATCTTAAGCATACCACAGAATTAATCGGAATGAAAGACCCAAATATCATCATAGGGAGTGCTGTTAAATACGATAGTCATATTGTCATCAACGCTATGCTGGATTATCCACCAAAACAGTGTCCTCTCTGTAATCACCACATGATTAAATATGATTTCCAAAAGCCATCTA
Coding sequences within it:
- a CDS encoding aspartate kinase codes for the protein MKVVKFGGSSLASAEQLRKVFDIIKSDKDRRFVIVSAPGKRDADDSKVTDALIRYYRAYTSDQDVTEKQNWIIQRYKAIVDDLNLDYSILEKISESITKLATLPIEGNDFLYDTFLAAGEDNNAKLIAAFFRKNGLSARYLHPREAGIVVSSEPGNARILPSSYDKLEELRDEDDILVIPGFFGVTVNNQICTFSRGGSDITGSILAAGVKADLYENFTDVDGIFAAHPGVVRKPDSIKELTYKEMRELAYAGFTVLHDEALIPAYRGKIPLVIKNTNNPQHPGTKIVTKRRSNGMPVVGIAGDDNFVSINISKYLMNREVGFGRKVMQILEELNIRWEHIPTGIDDMSIVLRTRELTPIKEEEIVSQLTRKLEVDHVDIERDLSIIMLVGENMKSHVGVAATATKALSDKGINIEMISQGSSEVSVMFVIKTENEKKAVRALYQAFFPHENS